A single Anopheles arabiensis isolate DONGOLA chromosome 2, AaraD3, whole genome shotgun sequence DNA region contains:
- the LOC120904620 gene encoding uncharacterized oxidoreductase YoxD-like isoform X1, translating to MATEVPYFTNAENGYVPAKLAHRSAASSQPLRLLRFVVNHVIPDTVKFLLQLIPLALSGLVGLVLPSKKKSIHGHTALVTGGANGLGRALCLRLAREGCQVAVVDIDLAGAQRTVEDVRALGVKAEAFLADIANYEAVERLRLEVESKLGPVDVLVNNAGLLAVLSLSEGKPADLERIVNVNLLSHFWTIRTFIDGMKQRQRGHILAVSSILGCLPMPRTVSYVATKFAIRGMMQALQRELTMDGFGEKIVATTLFPTFIATRKELMDLLSELSLDEKLAILTPENVADSAIEGMLRGQVDVYAAPFFIRLFMYLSGILPYALTSLLIQTIMGKVPTLMDRTKKNSSAE from the exons ATGGCCACCGAAGTGCCCTACTTTACGAACGCCGAAAATGGCTACGTCCCGGCCAAGTTGGCCCACCGAAGCGCGGCCAGTAGCCAGCCGCTTCGATTGCTTCGTTTCGTCGTTAACCATGTCATACCGGACACGGTAAAGTTCCTGCTGCAGCTGATCCCACTCGCGCTCAGCGGTCTGGTTGGGCTCGTGCTGCCGAGCAAGAAGAAATCAATCCACGGCCACACCGCCCTCGTTACCGGCGGTGCAAACGGTTTGGGGCGGGCGCTATGCCTTCGATTGGCCCGGGAAGGCTGCCAGGTAGCCGTGGTCGATATCGATCTGGCCGGAGCGCAACGGACCGTAGAAGACGTGCGCGCGCTCGGCGTGAAGGCGGAAGCTTTTCTGGCCGATATTGCCAACTACGAGGCGGTAGAACGGTTGCGGCTGGAGGTTGAATCCAAGCTTGGCCCAGTGGACGTGCTGGTCAACAATGCTGGCCTGCTGGCGGTGCTTTCGCTCAGCGAAGGCAAACCGGCCGACCTGGAGCGCATCGTTAATGTTAATCTACTGTCGCATTTCTGG ACCATCCGCACGTTCATCGATGGAATGAAGCAGCGCCAGCGAGGACACATTCTTGCCGTCAGCTCAATACTGG GTTGTTTACCAATGCCGCGGACCGTCTCCTACGTTGCTACCAAGTTTGCAATACGCGGGATGATGCAGGCATTACAGCGCGAGCTAACGATGGATGGTTTCGGGGAGAAAATTGTAGCCACTACCCTATTTCCAACCTTCATCGCCACCAGAAAGGAACTAATGGATCTGTTGAGCGAATTAAG CTTGGACGAAAAGCTGGCCATTCTGACGCCTGAAAATGTGGCAGACTCTGCTATCGAAGGAATGTTAAGGGGACAGGTCGACGTCTATGCCGCACCATTTTTCATCCGGTTATTCATGTATCTAAGCGG AATACTTCCTTATGCACTAACCAGTTTACTGATTCAAACAATAATGGGAAAAGTTCCAACGCTGATGGACAGGACCAAGAAAAATTCGAGCGCAGAATGA
- the LOC120904620 gene encoding 17-beta-hydroxysteroid dehydrogenase 13-like isoform X2: MATEVPYFTNAENGYVPAKLAHRSAASSQPLRLLRFVVNHVIPDTVKFLLQLIPLALSGLVGLVLPSKKKSIHGHTALVTGGANGLGRALCLRLAREGCQVAVVDIDLAGAQRTVEDVRALGVKAEAFLADIANYEAVERLRLEVESKLGPVDVLVNNAGLLAVLSLSEGKPADLERIVNVNLLSHFWTIRAFMPGMITRHRGHIVGIASIAAYFPVGRFIPYTVTKYAVRALMESLNSELRMDGLQNTIQTTCVYPALIATRQQFMDMLDKLNFLKRFYVFTPEQVAEQIVWGVLINKREVFVPNIMALFSKHFECLPAGLRHLLVSCVMRGKIPKLTAH; encoded by the exons ATGGCCACCGAAGTGCCCTACTTTACGAACGCCGAAAATGGCTACGTCCCGGCCAAGTTGGCCCACCGAAGCGCGGCCAGTAGCCAGCCGCTTCGATTGCTTCGTTTCGTCGTTAACCATGTCATACCGGACACGGTAAAGTTCCTGCTGCAGCTGATCCCACTCGCGCTCAGCGGTCTGGTTGGGCTCGTGCTGCCGAGCAAGAAGAAATCAATCCACGGCCACACCGCCCTCGTTACCGGCGGTGCAAACGGTTTGGGGCGGGCGCTATGCCTTCGATTGGCCCGGGAAGGCTGCCAGGTAGCCGTGGTCGATATCGATCTGGCCGGAGCGCAACGGACCGTAGAAGACGTGCGCGCGCTCGGCGTGAAGGCGGAAGCTTTTCTGGCCGATATTGCCAACTACGAGGCGGTAGAACGGTTGCGGCTGGAGGTTGAATCCAAGCTTGGCCCAGTGGACGTGCTGGTCAACAATGCTGGCCTGCTGGCGGTGCTTTCGCTCAGCGAAGGCAAACCGGCCGACCTGGAGCGCATCGTTAATGTTAATCTACTGTCGCATTTCTGG ACGATACGCGCTTTCATGCCAGGCATGATCACTAGGCACCGTGGTCACATCGTCGGAATCGCTTCGATCGCGG CCTACTTCCCGGTGGGACGCTTCATTCCGTACACGGTGACAAAGTACGCCGTGCGGGCACTGATGGAATCGCTCAACAGTGAGCTGCGTATGGACGGTTTGCAGAACACGATACAGACGACCTGTGTCTATCCGGCCCTCATTGCCACCCGGCAACAGTTTATGGATATGCTCGACAAGCTCAA CTTCCTGAAGCGTTTCTACGTATTCACGCCGGAGCAGGTGGCGGAGCAGATCGTTTGGGGCGTGCTGATCAACAAGCGAGAAGTGTTCGTGCCGAACATTATGGCATTGTTCAGCAAGCATTTCGA ATGTTTACCGGCAGGCCTGCGGCACCTGCTGGTGTCATGCGTAATGAGAGGGAAAATACCGAAGCTAACGGCACACTAA
- the LOC120904726 gene encoding uncharacterized oxidoreductase YoxD-like encodes MQSLHNIGQTPYQKALSGKPTSTRAGASLVETLRFVASVVLDVVTFFVLLVPLVVQFFAGLTRKATKKNISGWTALVTGGANGLGRDICLQLAQTGCHIAVVDLDDVNGAQTVADVRKLGVKAQFFKADVSSFEAVSNLKREVSSKLGPVDILVNNAGVLPLMSLREGTPDDLKKVIEINLLSHLWTLRVFTDDMIQRKRGHIVAIASIASYLPIERIITYAASKYGVRGLMGSFASELHNEGVDDIVKTTTVYPCFIKTRLELMDALKKMGIKNRVPIMRSETVARAVVGGILYNKAHVYIPKVVGPFVGIYENLPFKVAHLAKRCLLRTSIPNVMER; translated from the exons ATGCAAAGTTTACATAACATCGGCCAAACGCCGTACCAGAAGGCGCTAAGTGGGAAGCCTACATCCACCAGGGCAGGGGCAAGTCTGGTCGAGACGCTCCGCTTTGTCGCTTCGGTTGTGCTGGATGTGGTGacattttttgttctgctaGTACCGCTCGTAGTGCAGTTCTTTGCCGGGCTGACGCGCAAAGCAACGAAGAAGAACATATCCGGCTGGACGGCGCTCGTTACTGGCGGTGCGAACGGACTCGGCCGGGACATCTGTCTGCAGCTCGCCCAGACTGGTTGTCATATTGCCGTGGTCGACCTGGACGATGTCAATGGTGCACAAACTGTTGCCGACGTTAGGAAGCTGGGCGTGAAGGCACAATTCTTTAAG GCCGATGTTTCCTCGTTCGAGGCGGTAAGCAACCTGAAAAGGGAGGTGTCGTCCAAGCTGGGCCCGGTCGATATTCTGGTGAACAATGCCGGTGTCCTGCCATTGATGTCCTTGCGCGAGGGCACACCGGACGATCTGAAGAAGGTGATTGAAATCAACCTGCTGTCCCATCTCTGG ACGCTACGTGTCTTCACGGATGATATGATCCAGCGAAAGCGAGGTCACATTGTGGCCATCGCATCAATAGCCT CGTACCTGCCAATCGAGCGCATTATTACATACGCCGCCTCCAAGTACGGCGTCCGTGGCCTGATGGGTTCGTTTGCCAGCGAGCTACACAACGAGGGCGTTGACGATATCGTTAAAACCACAACCGTCTACCCGTGCTTCATCAAAACACGCCTCGAGCTTATGGATGCACTGAAGAAGATGGG CATAAAAAATCGGGTTCCCATCATGCGTAGTGAAACGGTGGCTCGAGCAGTTGTTGGTGGAATACTTTACAACAAGGCGCACGTCTACATACCGAAAGTTGTTGGACCTTTCGTTGGGATTTATGA AAATCTTCCTTTCAAAGTAGCACATTTGGCCAAAAGATGTTTGCTCAGGACCAGCATTCCCAATGTCATGGAGCGATAG
- the LOC120904776 gene encoding uncharacterized protein LOC120904776, whose amino-acid sequence MEVAWRFRIIFVMAFVVIIFGDLLGYGGARKEPKDKSLLSGFTEVEANTAKMIPTGKETATGAQTRSSPSNEISSNVDGDFDQDQDTTGLSAAELAARKEKLKASLREACLPKLLCEMAAKPNYSLNVRERDLLSLIRSTTLSLTMAVSPTKWHFAAHMGQLLRDAGDALVTPIGCSHLWPSCPYSSKKLLKLTNVVHLK is encoded by the exons ATGGAGGTGGCGTGGCGTTTCCGTATCATATTTGTGATGGCCTTCGTAGTGATCATATTCGGCGACCTGCTTGGATATGGTGGGGCTCGCAAGGAGCCCAAAGATAAGTCGCTCCTATCCGGCTTTACCGAGGTCGAGGCAAACACGGCCAAAATGATTCCCACCGGAAAAGAAACTGCTACCGGTGCTCAAACACGCTCCAGTCCATCAAATG AAATCAGTAGCAATGTGGACGGTGACTTCGATCAGGACCAAGACACGACCGGCCTCTCGGCGGCAGAGCTGGCAGCGCGCAAGGAAAAGCTGAAAGCTTCCCTGCGCGAAGCGTGCCTTCCGAAGCTGCTGTGCGAGATGGCGGCCAAACCCAACTACTCACTGAACGTCCGCGAGCGGGATCTGCTCTCACTGATAAG GTCTACCACCTTATCGCTGACGATGGCTGTAAGTCCGACGAAATGGCACTTTGCGGCACACATGGGCCAGCTGCTCAGGGACGCTGGTGATGCGCTCGTGACACCGATCGGATGCTCCCATCTGTGGCCGAGCTGTCCGTACAGCTCGAAAAAGCTGCTCAAGCTAACCAACGTGGTGCACCTGAAGTAG